A genomic segment from Mustela lutreola isolate mMusLut2 chromosome 15, mMusLut2.pri, whole genome shotgun sequence encodes:
- the TBX21 gene encoding T-box transcription factor TBX21 isoform X1 — MGIVARGCGDMLTGTEPMPASDEGRAPGADPQNRYFYPDPGAQDAADRRGGATLGAPYAGGALVPAPPGRFLGAYAYPPRPQATGFPGVGEPFPPTASAEGYQPGDGYAAPDPRSGLYPGPREDYALPAGLEVSGKLRVALNNHLLWSKFNQHQTEMIITKQGRRMFPFLSFTVAGLEPTSHYRMFVDVVLVDQHHWRYQSGKWVQCGKAEGSMPEQAKKPHITMGSGPQGVACQGGSLSTGNRLYVHPDSPNTGAHWMRQEVSFGKLKLTNNKGASNNVTQMIVLQSLHKYQPRLHIVEVNDGEPEAACSASNTHVFTFQETQFIAVTAYQNAEITQLKIDNNPFAKGFRENFESMYASVDTSVPSPPGPNCQLLGGDHYSPLLPNQYPVPSRFYPDLPGQAKDVASQPYWLGAPRDHSYEAEFRAVSMKPAFLPSAPGPTMSYYRGQDVLAPGAGWPMAPQYPPKMGPGSWFRPMRTLPMEPGPGASEGRGPEDQGSPSVWTEITPIRPESSDSGLGEGDSKRRRVSPYPSSGDSSSPAGAPSPFDKETEGQFYSYFPN; from the exons ATGGGCATCGTGGCGCGGGGCTGCGGAGACATGCTGACGGGTACCGAGCCGATGCCGGCGAGCGACGAGGGCCGGGCGCCTGGCGCCGACCCGCAGAACCGCTACTTCTACCCGGATCCCGGCGCCCAGGACGCGGCCGACCGTCGCGGGGGCGCCACCCTGGGGGCGCCCTACGCAGGGGGCGCCCTGGTGCCCGCTCCGCCAGGCCGCTTCCTCGGAGCCTACGCCTACCCGCCCCGGCCCCAGGCCACCGGCTTCCCCGGGGTGGGCGAGCCCTTCCCGCCGACGGCAAGCGCGGAGGGCTACCAGCCTGGGGACGGCTACGCGGCCCCGGACCCGCGCTCGGGACTGTACCCGGGGCCGCGCGAGGACTACGCGCTGCCCGCGGGGCTGGAAGTGTCCGGAAAGCTGAGAGTAGCGCTCAACAACCACCTGTTGTGGTCCAAGTTTAATCAGCACCAGACGGAGATGATCATCACCAAGCAGGGACG GCGGATGTTCCCATTCTTGTCATTTACTGTGGCGGGACTGGAGCCCACCAGCCATTACCGGATGTTCGTGGACGTGGTCTTGGTGGACCAGCACCACTGGCGGTATCAGAGCGGCAAGTGGGTGCAGTGTGGAAAGGCTGAGGGCAGCATGCCAG AACAGGCAAAGAAGCCCCACATCACTATGGGGTCTGGTCCCCAGGGGGTTGCGTGCCAAGGAGGTTCACTGTCCACAGGAAACCGCCTCTACGTCCACCCAGACTCCCCCAATACCGGGGCCCACTGGATGCGCCAGGAAGTTTCATTCGGGAAACTAAAGCTCACGAACAACAAAGGGGCCTCTAACAATGTGACCCAG ATGATCGTGCTCCAGTCCCTCCATAAGTACCAACCTCGGCTGCACATCGTCGAGGTGAACGACGGGGAGCCGGAGGCAGCCTGCAGCGCTTCCAACACGCACGTTTTCACCTTCCAAGAGACCCAGTTCATCGCCGTGACCGCCTACCAGAATGCGGAG ATTACTCAGCTGAAAATTGATAACAACCCTTTTGCCAAAGGATTCCGGGAGAACTTTGAGTC catgtatGCATCTGTTGACACGAGCGTGCCCTCCCCGCCCGGACCCAACTGTCAATTGCTCGGCGGAGACCACTACTCTCCTCTCCTACCGAACCAGTATCCCGTTCCTAGCCGCTTCTACCCCGACCTTCCTGGGCAGGCCAAGGATGTGGCTTCCCAGCCGTACTGGTTGGGGGCCCCCCGGGACCACAGCTATGAGGCCGAGTTTCGAGCAGTCAGCATGAAGCCTGCCTTCCTGCCCTCCGCCCCTGGACCCACCATGTCCTACTACCGAGGCCAGGATGTCCTGGCGCCTGGAGCTGGCTGGCCGATGGCCCCCCAGTACCCTCCCAAGATGGGCCCAGGCAGCTGGTTCCGCCCCATGCGGACTCTGCCCATGGAACCTGGTCCTGGAGCTTCTGAGGGACGGGGGCCAGAGGACCAGGGCTCCCCTTCGGTGTGGACTGAGATCACCCCCATCCGGCCAGAGTCCAGTGACTCAGGACTGGGTGAAGGAGACTCTAAGAGGAGGCGTGTGTCCCCCTATCCTTCCAGTGGTGACAGCTCCTCCCCTGCTGGGGCCCCTTCTCCTtttgataaggaaactgaaggtcAGTTTTATAGCTACTTTCCCAATTGA
- the TBX21 gene encoding T-box transcription factor TBX21 isoform X2, translated as MGIVARGCGDMLTGTEPMPASDEGRAPGADPQNRYFYPDPGAQDAADRRGGATLGAPYAGGALVPAPPGRFLGAYAYPPRPQATGFPGVGEPFPPTASAEGYQPGDGYAAPDPRSGLYPGPREDYALPAGLEVSGKLRVALNNHLLWSKFNQHQTEMIITKQGRRMFPFLSFTVAGLEPTSHYRMFVDVVLVDQHHWRYQSGKWVQCGKAEGSMPGNRLYVHPDSPNTGAHWMRQEVSFGKLKLTNNKGASNNVTQMIVLQSLHKYQPRLHIVEVNDGEPEAACSASNTHVFTFQETQFIAVTAYQNAEITQLKIDNNPFAKGFRENFESMYASVDTSVPSPPGPNCQLLGGDHYSPLLPNQYPVPSRFYPDLPGQAKDVASQPYWLGAPRDHSYEAEFRAVSMKPAFLPSAPGPTMSYYRGQDVLAPGAGWPMAPQYPPKMGPGSWFRPMRTLPMEPGPGASEGRGPEDQGSPSVWTEITPIRPESSDSGLGEGDSKRRRVSPYPSSGDSSSPAGAPSPFDKETEGQFYSYFPN; from the exons ATGGGCATCGTGGCGCGGGGCTGCGGAGACATGCTGACGGGTACCGAGCCGATGCCGGCGAGCGACGAGGGCCGGGCGCCTGGCGCCGACCCGCAGAACCGCTACTTCTACCCGGATCCCGGCGCCCAGGACGCGGCCGACCGTCGCGGGGGCGCCACCCTGGGGGCGCCCTACGCAGGGGGCGCCCTGGTGCCCGCTCCGCCAGGCCGCTTCCTCGGAGCCTACGCCTACCCGCCCCGGCCCCAGGCCACCGGCTTCCCCGGGGTGGGCGAGCCCTTCCCGCCGACGGCAAGCGCGGAGGGCTACCAGCCTGGGGACGGCTACGCGGCCCCGGACCCGCGCTCGGGACTGTACCCGGGGCCGCGCGAGGACTACGCGCTGCCCGCGGGGCTGGAAGTGTCCGGAAAGCTGAGAGTAGCGCTCAACAACCACCTGTTGTGGTCCAAGTTTAATCAGCACCAGACGGAGATGATCATCACCAAGCAGGGACG GCGGATGTTCCCATTCTTGTCATTTACTGTGGCGGGACTGGAGCCCACCAGCCATTACCGGATGTTCGTGGACGTGGTCTTGGTGGACCAGCACCACTGGCGGTATCAGAGCGGCAAGTGGGTGCAGTGTGGAAAGGCTGAGGGCAGCATGCCAG GAAACCGCCTCTACGTCCACCCAGACTCCCCCAATACCGGGGCCCACTGGATGCGCCAGGAAGTTTCATTCGGGAAACTAAAGCTCACGAACAACAAAGGGGCCTCTAACAATGTGACCCAG ATGATCGTGCTCCAGTCCCTCCATAAGTACCAACCTCGGCTGCACATCGTCGAGGTGAACGACGGGGAGCCGGAGGCAGCCTGCAGCGCTTCCAACACGCACGTTTTCACCTTCCAAGAGACCCAGTTCATCGCCGTGACCGCCTACCAGAATGCGGAG ATTACTCAGCTGAAAATTGATAACAACCCTTTTGCCAAAGGATTCCGGGAGAACTTTGAGTC catgtatGCATCTGTTGACACGAGCGTGCCCTCCCCGCCCGGACCCAACTGTCAATTGCTCGGCGGAGACCACTACTCTCCTCTCCTACCGAACCAGTATCCCGTTCCTAGCCGCTTCTACCCCGACCTTCCTGGGCAGGCCAAGGATGTGGCTTCCCAGCCGTACTGGTTGGGGGCCCCCCGGGACCACAGCTATGAGGCCGAGTTTCGAGCAGTCAGCATGAAGCCTGCCTTCCTGCCCTCCGCCCCTGGACCCACCATGTCCTACTACCGAGGCCAGGATGTCCTGGCGCCTGGAGCTGGCTGGCCGATGGCCCCCCAGTACCCTCCCAAGATGGGCCCAGGCAGCTGGTTCCGCCCCATGCGGACTCTGCCCATGGAACCTGGTCCTGGAGCTTCTGAGGGACGGGGGCCAGAGGACCAGGGCTCCCCTTCGGTGTGGACTGAGATCACCCCCATCCGGCCAGAGTCCAGTGACTCAGGACTGGGTGAAGGAGACTCTAAGAGGAGGCGTGTGTCCCCCTATCCTTCCAGTGGTGACAGCTCCTCCCCTGCTGGGGCCCCTTCTCCTtttgataaggaaactgaaggtcAGTTTTATAGCTACTTTCCCAATTGA
- the TBX21 gene encoding T-box transcription factor TBX21 isoform X3 — MEKKAGSWYPRQQPSTTTHPPTSATSTLPPPTSPSLFAAVVHRRMFPFLSFTVAGLEPTSHYRMFVDVVLVDQHHWRYQSGKWVQCGKAEGSMPEQAKKPHITMGSGPQGVACQGGSLSTGNRLYVHPDSPNTGAHWMRQEVSFGKLKLTNNKGASNNVTQMIVLQSLHKYQPRLHIVEVNDGEPEAACSASNTHVFTFQETQFIAVTAYQNAEITQLKIDNNPFAKGFRENFESMYASVDTSVPSPPGPNCQLLGGDHYSPLLPNQYPVPSRFYPDLPGQAKDVASQPYWLGAPRDHSYEAEFRAVSMKPAFLPSAPGPTMSYYRGQDVLAPGAGWPMAPQYPPKMGPGSWFRPMRTLPMEPGPGASEGRGPEDQGSPSVWTEITPIRPESSDSGLGEGDSKRRRVSPYPSSGDSSSPAGAPSPFDKETEGQFYSYFPN, encoded by the exons ATGGAGAAGAAGGCAGGGTCTTGGTACCCCAGACAACAACCCAGCACAACAACCCACCCCCCAACTTCTGCTACCTCTAccctcccaccacccacctctCCAAGCCTCTTTGCTGCTGTTGTGCACAG GCGGATGTTCCCATTCTTGTCATTTACTGTGGCGGGACTGGAGCCCACCAGCCATTACCGGATGTTCGTGGACGTGGTCTTGGTGGACCAGCACCACTGGCGGTATCAGAGCGGCAAGTGGGTGCAGTGTGGAAAGGCTGAGGGCAGCATGCCAG AACAGGCAAAGAAGCCCCACATCACTATGGGGTCTGGTCCCCAGGGGGTTGCGTGCCAAGGAGGTTCACTGTCCACAGGAAACCGCCTCTACGTCCACCCAGACTCCCCCAATACCGGGGCCCACTGGATGCGCCAGGAAGTTTCATTCGGGAAACTAAAGCTCACGAACAACAAAGGGGCCTCTAACAATGTGACCCAG ATGATCGTGCTCCAGTCCCTCCATAAGTACCAACCTCGGCTGCACATCGTCGAGGTGAACGACGGGGAGCCGGAGGCAGCCTGCAGCGCTTCCAACACGCACGTTTTCACCTTCCAAGAGACCCAGTTCATCGCCGTGACCGCCTACCAGAATGCGGAG ATTACTCAGCTGAAAATTGATAACAACCCTTTTGCCAAAGGATTCCGGGAGAACTTTGAGTC catgtatGCATCTGTTGACACGAGCGTGCCCTCCCCGCCCGGACCCAACTGTCAATTGCTCGGCGGAGACCACTACTCTCCTCTCCTACCGAACCAGTATCCCGTTCCTAGCCGCTTCTACCCCGACCTTCCTGGGCAGGCCAAGGATGTGGCTTCCCAGCCGTACTGGTTGGGGGCCCCCCGGGACCACAGCTATGAGGCCGAGTTTCGAGCAGTCAGCATGAAGCCTGCCTTCCTGCCCTCCGCCCCTGGACCCACCATGTCCTACTACCGAGGCCAGGATGTCCTGGCGCCTGGAGCTGGCTGGCCGATGGCCCCCCAGTACCCTCCCAAGATGGGCCCAGGCAGCTGGTTCCGCCCCATGCGGACTCTGCCCATGGAACCTGGTCCTGGAGCTTCTGAGGGACGGGGGCCAGAGGACCAGGGCTCCCCTTCGGTGTGGACTGAGATCACCCCCATCCGGCCAGAGTCCAGTGACTCAGGACTGGGTGAAGGAGACTCTAAGAGGAGGCGTGTGTCCCCCTATCCTTCCAGTGGTGACAGCTCCTCCCCTGCTGGGGCCCCTTCTCCTtttgataaggaaactgaaggtcAGTTTTATAGCTACTTTCCCAATTGA